GCTACTGGCCGGAGCGTGAGGCTCCCGGCGACGAGGCTGCCTGGAATGAGAGCCTCGCGAAATTCCGCGCTGATCTGCATACGATGGAGGAGCTTGTTGCAAGTCCCGAAAACGATTTGTTCATTCCCATCACTCATGGCAGCGGGCAGACCATCCTCCGTGAGGCGTTGCTCGTTGCAGACCACAATGCGTATCATCTGGGGCAGGTGATGCTTGTGCGCAAGATGCTCGAATCGGGAGCCTTCATCACATGACTGAATAAGCTGCCACTTCAAAAGCCTTAGCTCTGAAAGAGGGCACCAACCACCCTTCACTGCTTCCTGAGCTTTTCTCTCCACGCATCCTTTTCCCCATGAACAGGATTGCCTGAGAGGGCAGCGAATACCTAATTGCTACGCAGGGGGGTAATGAAATTGAATGTAAATCCGTCCATCCATCCAAAATATTTTCTTTATCTCGGAGTTTTCTGTCTTTTGCTCGTGCTTTCAGGCGATGTGATTGAGTATCTTGCATGGCGGGGAGAGAAAGAGGTCACCGCGGGGACCGTTCTCCAGGATACCGCGGCGGGAAGACCCTCTTTTTTTTCCCACCCTGTGAGAAATGCCTCACAGGAGCGCTATGCCACGCTCATCCACGAGGTCACCTACCGCTTCACCCCGCCAGGTGGAAAAGAATACCGCGGTACCTCGTTTTATCACAGACAATCCAGAGTAAATTCGTCATTTGAAGAGAAATCCTTGGCCGGGGACCAGGTGAATGTTGAATATATGAAGAATCGTCCCTCCGTGTCGCGCATCCAGACCATGAGCAGGCGGAAAAGGCAATACTTTTATGATTTACTGATCCCCTGCATCATCGTCATCGCGCTGAGCGCCCATGGAATATACTGCAGGAACAGGGAGATCCGCAGCGGAATCAGGCCTTTATCTGATGGTCCCGGGCCTGAAGAGGTCTGATCATACAGTGGATCAAGCCCCGATTGCCGCAAGGCGGATCAGATTGAAATTACCTGAGGATCAACGCTGATTGACTTTCCTGGCAGGAGTCTTTTCTCTTGAACCGAAAGCCGGCAAGACAGGCATTTTGACTCATTGAGCACCAGGCTGTCCCTGAGGGCAGAGCCCGGAGAAGCCTTATAAAATATTTTTCAGCGCCCCACCTTTCACGGAGACTCCTTCCGGCACTCTCATATCAAGGGAAAATCCCCCATCTGGCAGGCTTTTCACGGCATTTGACAGAAAAAACTGCAAAAAATCACTTTCAGGCTCCCTGGAGGCCATCCTGTGAAGGCCTCAAAACCCTATAACCACAAGCAAATATGCTGCAAGCCATTTTGACTTATTCCTGATATTTCTGTATAATAGAATCAAGAGATACAAATGTTTCCCATAAAGATAACCTTTGAAAGGAGGATCATTGTGAATACCACGGCAGGAGGTCACCTCGGCGAGGTCTCTCACCGGGAGGCTGAAACAGCCACTCAGGCTGTTCTTGCCGCCCAGGCTGCTAAGCCTTATCCCGGGGTTATCCGCGAGTATCCCGGCTACGAGGCCGTCATGGAGGGCGGGCAGGTCTTCAATGCTTGCCCCGGCGTCCCTCTTGTCACGTACGGCGCCGACGAGGTGCTCTCGCGGTCGAACTGCCGCCACATTTTCCGCGACCTTACCGCCGAGGTCCTGGACTGGAACCTCTGGTGCCTCTCCCAGGCCGGTGGCAAGCTCGATCTCCTCATAGGGGAGGCCCTTCTCTCCCTCAACGGGAGGCTCGAGAAGCTCGGCTATGTGCGTGTTGGCGATTTTGTGCGCGAGGAGCTGGGCATCTCGTCAAGGAGCGGCTATGAGATGATGCGGAACGCGAAGGAGCTTCAGAAGCTCCCCCTCATCAGGGAAGCCCTTGAGAGCGGGAGGCTCCGCAAAAGCTCGCTGCGGTATCTTTTCCAGGTCGTCACTCCTGAGACTGAGTCAGAGTGGCTCCGAAAAGCCATGCATTCCACCATAAGACAAATTGAAGAGGAGGTGAAGCGTTTTAAAGCCGGGGAGGCCGGCACAGATGCTTCGGGGGCACCTTCGGAGGGCTCCGGAGCTCAAGAGGCAGGAGGCTGCCAGGGCAGTCTCGAAGGCGGCCCCGGGGGGAGCGGCATCAGGGCATTCGTCGCCGGGGATGACAACGAAGAGGAAACAGGGAGCCTCGCGGTGAGCGTGCGGGTTCCTTTTTCCGTTGCCGCGAAGTGGGACCGGGCTCTCGAGGTCTTCCGCAGGATGGAGGAGGCGGAGCTCCCTTCGGAGAGCTTCGTGGAGGCTCTTCTTGCCGAATTTATCGCTTCGGCGCCGTCTGAGGGTCAGGGCTCCGGGGCACAGGGCTCCGGTGAGCAGGGGACGGAGGGTCCCGGATTCCCGGCGGAGGGTTCAGAGCCCGGGGTTCCCCCGATGGCTTCTGAGGCCGCGGGAGCTTCTCTCTGCAACGCGCAGGGGGCGGGCTCACGGGGCACGGGAAACCCCGGCTGCTCCTGTAAAGGGGTGGGGCCCACCGTTGCACAAGGCGCTACGGCGGCAGCAGGCCACGGGCTTCAGCGCCATCACGACGCAGGGGAAAAGGTGCTCCTCCTCGGCGCACTGGCAGGGGCCATCGGCGCTCTTGATGACGAGGCTTCTCTCTCCAGCGAGAAAGATCTTGCCCGGCAGGTCCACAAGGACCTCGAAGAGGTCTCTCATCTTTGGGCGTTTTTGCCCTGGAAGCCCGTCACGGTGGAGCTTCCCCCGGAGTTCCAGGCTACCGCAGGCTGCTGTTCCGCCGCCGATACCGCTGTCGGGGCTCCTGACGGGGGTCCCCTGGTGCATCCTCCCGCCGATCCCTTCGAGACCGTTGCACGGCTCAGGAAGATGGCGGCGCTCCGCCACTCCCTCTCCTTCTACCAAGGAAGGCTCCTGCGGACTCTCAACAATTTCGGGCTATACAAGGACATGCTCTTCCTGAGCCTGGGGCACTACACCAGGGAGCGCCTGGGAATGTCCCGCAGCGCCGCATATTCTCTTATTTCATTAGAAAGGAGTTATTTGGAATATCCCGATATGCTCGACCTTGTGCAGGAGGGTAAGCTCACCCCCGAGCAGGCGCGGCATCTTGCCAGGGTCTTCATTGAGGGGACCCGCGTCAAGGGTGCGTGGCTTTCATACGCCCAGCAGGTCCCTGTGGCCACCCTCATTCAGGCCGTCGAGGGATTTCTACGCTTTGCGAAGAGGGCTGTCCACAAAAAGTGGGATATCGCTCCCGAGGCCTTCGAGGTGGCCGTCACGGGAAGGTCCGTCAAGAGGGTTTTCCCCGCACTCTCTAATGCCACGGAAACCTTTGGGGATAAGGGTTTT
The Candidatus Eremiobacterota bacterium genome window above contains:
- a CDS encoding DinB family protein, with the protein product MMDDSLMKQLREHLVKLLRSSEAHIGFDKTLADLPQELRGARPDGFAHSIWQLLEHLRIAQWDILEFSRDAGHISPKWPEGYWPEREAPGDEAAWNESLAKFRADLHTMEELVASPENDLFIPITHGSGQTILREALLVADHNAYHLGQVMLVRKMLESGAFIT
- a CDS encoding HNH endonuclease; translated protein: MNTTAGGHLGEVSHREAETATQAVLAAQAAKPYPGVIREYPGYEAVMEGGQVFNACPGVPLVTYGADEVLSRSNCRHIFRDLTAEVLDWNLWCLSQAGGKLDLLIGEALLSLNGRLEKLGYVRVGDFVREELGISSRSGYEMMRNAKELQKLPLIREALESGRLRKSSLRYLFQVVTPETESEWLRKAMHSTIRQIEEEVKRFKAGEAGTDASGAPSEGSGAQEAGGCQGSLEGGPGGSGIRAFVAGDDNEEETGSLAVSVRVPFSVAAKWDRALEVFRRMEEAELPSESFVEALLAEFIASAPSEGQGSGAQGSGEQGTEGPGFPAEGSEPGVPPMASEAAGASLCNAQGAGSRGTGNPGCSCKGVGPTVAQGATAAAGHGLQRHHDAGEKVLLLGALAGAIGALDDEASLSSEKDLARQVHKDLEEVSHLWAFLPWKPVTVELPPEFQATAGCCSAADTAVGAPDGGPLVHPPADPFETVARLRKMAALRHSLSFYQGRLLRTLNNFGLYKDMLFLSLGHYTRERLGMSRSAAYSLISLERSYLEYPDMLDLVQEGKLTPEQARHLARVFIEGTRVKGAWLSYAQQVPVATLIQAVEGFLRFAKRAVHKKWDIAPEAFEVAVTGRSVKRVFPALSNATETFGDKGFDAAVQMFAQQKTMQGGSWSASGETPAVIWKVTCGGTHPELPEILSILSGETPKEGTFGSNPQDRSALIRFFLKRDLIPLWNHAVRLWEASRGAHASQGDLGPEASDAALLPLFIEALLDTFLSAWDQPEKKDLHSRVLARDNHQCQFPGCRCRRNLHAHHIKYRSHGGPDTEGNLITLCMAHHLRCVHEGHLVIRGTAPHSLTFIFPRGRQVFAT